The genomic region ATTGTGCAGTAGAATGCGAACACTGCGCCAAAGCCTGCATGGGTCATCCAGACATGGTTAAATGCGCTCAAATGTGTCTCGATTGTGCCGAAGTTTGCCAAACTCTTGCAACTTACATGGTTCGTGGTTCGTACTTCATTTCCCATCTTGCACGAGCTTGTGCTGACATCTGCGAAGCCTGTGCGAAGGAATGCCAAAAGTATAACTTGGAACATTGCCAAAAATGCGCTAGGGTTTGTCAACAAGCGGCAGAGGAGTACCGGAAGATTGCTAGCATTAGGACAACAAAAGTTTGATTAGTGAACAACAAGATCCCCAACTTTTTTCAAAAGTTGGGGATCTGAGCCTCTCGATTTTCACACCTGAATACTTATAAATTTTCTATTACAGCAAATTTCATTTATTTGAACCACAATTTATTGTCGGGCGTGTTTAGCAGATATCCTTTCGGTTTGAGCTAGAGATTTAAACAAAACCCGCCCCTACAGTATTATGTGGTCTATTCATCTGAAAATGGCTGTAAGTACCTACGCATAAATATTTAGACATTTTTCAACACGACTGAAATAGCTGTATTCTTTCCCCCAACCCTATTCCCCGTTCCCTTTTCTAACTAGATAATTTATTTTGCACGACCACTTAATAGTAAGCTCCTACAAGACTATAAATTAAAGCAGTTAGTACTAAAGTGGTAATTGTTACGTAAATCCAGTTGCGTTGTTTAACAAAAACTAGCAGAGAAACTACTACCCGCAAAATTGGCGTAGCTATTAGCACTAACAATCCCAGCTGAATTATGCCACAACGACTACCAGACAAAACAGCTGTTACAACACCAGTGGGAGAACGCAACTCGGATGGTTCACCGTGAAAAAATTGATAATCAACAGGTTCAGCCCCATGTTGTAATAAATAGAGTATGCCACCAAACAAAACCATACTACTAGCAAGCAAAACACCATATTTCAGCAGATTACTCAATAAGATATTGAGTAGATGTAAATTCTGTATAATCTGCGATTGTTGATTTTCAGTGTCAACATAGATGTCTGTAGTTTCAAGACTTGGCTTAGTTAATGCATTGATGTCAGAGTTAGCATTTTGTAGCTGCAATGGTAAGGTAATAACTCGACTATCTGACTGTACAGAGGTTGACAACTGATTAGAATTTAATTTAAACATACTCAATTCCAATAGCAATTACCTAGTGCAGTCTGCCAAGTTGCTTGCCAATACTGCCGTTTTTGGATATTAAAGTTTGAATTGTTTAGATTCCTCCAGCGAGATTTTGATAAACCATTTTCGCAGCCATTGATACCAACACCAGACTAAAGACAATTCTTAATATCTGTGTCTTTGCACCTACCAGAACTCTTGCTCCTAAAAAAGCACCAGGTAATATTCCTAACATGACTGGCATAGATAACCCTGGATCAATATAACCACGGGCGAGATAAACTCCTGCTGATGCTGCGGCGGTAACACCAATCATAAAATTGCTTGTGGTAGTCGAAACTTTGAAGGGGATACGCATAATTTGATCCATTGCTAAAACTTTAAACGCTCCTGAACCAATTCCCAGTAACCCAGAAATTGCACCAGCAACCAACATCACGGCAAATCCAGCTGGTATAGCATGAACTTGGTAAGACATCACACCTTCAGGTGTGGGATAAGTACCGTTGAGTTGGAGATAATCAGCAAGAGGATCGGTTATGTCGTTTTCTGGATTTTCTAACTTAGGTTGCCCTGAAAGATAAGCAGAGTAAAGTAGAACAATTACCAAGACAATAGTTAATGCTTTGACAGACACGAACGTCGCCATCAAAGCACCAGCGATCGCCCCAATAGTTGTTGCAACTTCTAAAAACATTCCCAAATGTAGATTCGCAAAGCCTTTTTTAATATAAGTTGAGGCTGCACCAGCACTTGTAGCAATGACAGAAACGAGTGAAGCGCCTACAGCATAGCGAATATCAACACCAAATACAGAAGTTAGCAAAGGGACAATGACAACTCCTCCTCCTAAGCCTGTCAATGCCCCAACAAAGCCCGCACTGAAAGCTCCCAGCCACACTAATAAAGAAAATTCTAGGATGTTCAAAAATTAAAGCTCCTCATCCAATTGGGGCAAAAGGCATGAAATTTCTACTATAAAAAGAACGAGTCAGAAACTATGCGTCGCTTGTGGATACGTTAATTTATATTCATATAGCTAAGTTAAGCGTAAATTTATTAGGATTTTTAGACATAAATAAACCTATATTAATCTGATTTGATTACTGAAATATTCGTGGAGATAGGGAACAGGGAACAGTTTAGAAGGTAGTTAGAGGTGTACTGATTTTTTCAAAAATCGAATCGGAGTCCTATATATAGACACAACTTCATCTATCTTTTGCTAAATTTGCAAATAGCTTATTTCATTTTTCACCACAAAGTAAATACTATTTTAAGGAATTTTCATAATCAATAGTCGATTACAAATATTTTTTAGGTTTTATCGATAATCTTAAATGACCACTAATCCCATCGGATTTACTCAGATTTTTTCTATCATAATTTCACACTAAAACGTATAAATGTATTTCATAATACCCGGTAATTAAGTGAGATTTTTATATGTTTTTATATTTATACCAATTCTGTGTAAAGCTGCACATTATTTTGACCCCTCCCAACCTCCCCTTGGCAAGGGGAGTGCCGCAGGCAGTGGGGTTATTTCTATGTGTCTTCATATAGAAAT from Chlorogloeopsis sp. ULAP01 harbors:
- a CDS encoding four-helix bundle copper-binding protein, which encodes MLLIQQEYQSSFDTAMHCAVECEHCAKACMGHPDMVKCAQMCLDCAEVCQTLATYMVRGSYFISHLARACADICEACAKECQKYNLEHCQKCARVCQQAAEEYRKIASIRTTKV
- a CDS encoding DUF1634 domain-containing protein, with the translated sequence MFKLNSNQLSTSVQSDSRVITLPLQLQNANSDINALTKPSLETTDIYVDTENQQSQIIQNLHLLNILLSNLLKYGVLLASSMVLFGGILYLLQHGAEPVDYQFFHGEPSELRSPTGVVTAVLSGSRCGIIQLGLLVLIATPILRVVVSLLVFVKQRNWIYVTITTLVLTALIYSLVGAYY
- a CDS encoding sulfite exporter TauE/SafE family protein is translated as MNILEFSLLVWLGAFSAGFVGALTGLGGGVVIVPLLTSVFGVDIRYAVGASLVSVIATSAGAASTYIKKGFANLHLGMFLEVATTIGAIAGALMATFVSVKALTIVLVIVLLYSAYLSGQPKLENPENDITDPLADYLQLNGTYPTPEGVMSYQVHAIPAGFAVMLVAGAISGLLGIGSGAFKVLAMDQIMRIPFKVSTTTSNFMIGVTAAASAGVYLARGYIDPGLSMPVMLGILPGAFLGARVLVGAKTQILRIVFSLVLVSMAAKMVYQNLAGGI